One window of Eisenibacter elegans DSM 3317 genomic DNA carries:
- a CDS encoding DUF4114 domain-containing protein, which yields MNAQKLIKAVATILVAVFVGIGVHASAKKLDKSTWLRVWADKVEETIPQLPQAYQFVQAVFTPNPTEDCQIYLANHTSGINSKIYTLTPNVEGGQARTTFFADLPFTDAHIALTLDGSKLFAVKGFDNNEIGYLDIATKTYHKLGELYLGKITQASFDPYGRLFLATNNTNKIYVIEDLENVTPIDWGKITFEGKVLNISGADLAFSAEGEFFLSSASYNGQIFKITGTQGDLQAAPLGAARDQHLTGLAVLDNGQGNLIYSGQNKREVAIINRESGDLVTKLNLVGDLTRTNFGDMSTACMPINTNKPPVGGCTAAEVVAFSQGLTNRGRAVAADRSDPSRALGQPIGGDAKNSFVSLGFGGHIVLKFEQAIINGPGNDILVVETSFGAPTCNKYPEKVEAFASQDGQNFVSLGIGCLDSEFDLGDLEWAQYIKLVDVSNPADFRGEVDGYDLDGVVCLNGSMPVPPPADDEDPILPIACEDIQINRDAQGNISITNVHPEREAYVAYSLYQQNAAEPFETNFILVEPNTTVYFEGVIPAKGKVVFNMGAEDLEESYTGEACVVKTGTKVIEVGTRIEQYEVFEDRVYDARSWNWFVPKERQVLRDLNGNTVQETDKGVSLRDLTVGTNETNLRVELQTREMGYTHAVGVFFIGEDGLPHSPRILTPSIAARSYLDTFIPGTIAKDTRMGFFLVATNASQNPIVQNPTAQVRFQGTTLQYSTDEGATWINISQNIFVSTIREWNKNNTEQAIAGIEKNDEGKDVLHIGFEDIAGGGDWDYEDIVIIVHYTGVSHLKTKEVKETKEVDVLVQIPCGSCSVSFDGAGANDPEPLSCDVVDYTQDGEEVTLTNTAEFPVIVSYGAETVMLDAAETKVLNIPIVEGQQLVFNVKYRDMLPVVDEDRCVVKVGTKTVTTSSQVPILVKVNDKVYDARNWDIFDLAERKFVSFVGGMQLNPLDYGVSLADLTTITDEVNLRVDGRVGGVSSTNVAGWFVFDAQGQPTNPEVLFVADRNRTTTLNSVVPKGTRIGFFVISYKDKSLYKANDLKYLRFVPNTGKLQRSADNDNWTDVENGSRAIQIQYTLAQYNQYGKEMAIAGVEEVNGRDVLNIGFENNYYDDWDYEDVILTVHFSPEMVYKTKTVTETREVDLFAETPCDGCSFVLEGTVAPVLLGNVTCADVKITKDSDGNIIIDNTSPITAIVEYDAPPSGGDDGGNVPLSISQPTVIEVPPLSYLVLSDRVPANGQITFYVFFPGATENEGVCTLEQANAQGKIVTYTVPCEPCQITLYGDFDDHSPLDLTLAMTLSASRVAIGNPVTLTVSAQSLEGDGENVTVDLTLPYGLQVGAVNGAAYNNGMLEFGALPAGTTQTATLVLVPQIEGYYAIAGMIASSAHEIDMSNNAAMLQLEAYVNGNGGDNTESVVKNVYPNPFSTQLNVAFEQPVHNEVSIRLINSFGAVVYSKVQVLKGESNINIATAQFPNGFYHLEVLVSGQQPQIFRLAKFE from the coding sequence ATGAATGCACAAAAATTAATCAAAGCTGTTGCTACCATACTTGTGGCAGTATTTGTGGGGATAGGCGTACACGCCTCCGCCAAAAAGCTTGATAAAAGCACTTGGCTACGGGTGTGGGCCGACAAGGTAGAGGAGACTATCCCTCAACTACCGCAGGCGTATCAATTTGTACAGGCAGTCTTTACCCCCAATCCCACAGAGGATTGCCAAATCTATTTGGCCAATCATACTAGTGGCATAAACAGCAAAATCTACACACTGACACCTAACGTAGAGGGCGGACAAGCGAGAACAACATTTTTTGCTGACCTGCCTTTTACAGATGCACACATCGCTCTGACACTCGACGGCTCCAAGCTGTTTGCTGTAAAGGGGTTTGACAACAACGAAATAGGCTATCTAGACATTGCCACCAAAACATACCACAAGCTCGGAGAGCTTTATTTGGGCAAAATCACACAAGCTTCGTTCGACCCTTACGGGCGTTTATTTTTGGCCACTAATAACACCAACAAGATATATGTCATCGAAGACCTCGAAAATGTTACACCTATCGACTGGGGTAAAATCACTTTCGAGGGCAAGGTATTGAATATCAGTGGCGCAGACCTAGCTTTCAGCGCTGAGGGCGAATTCTTCTTGTCGTCGGCAAGCTACAACGGCCAAATTTTTAAAATTACGGGTACTCAAGGTGATTTGCAAGCTGCTCCGCTAGGCGCTGCCCGCGACCAACACCTGACTGGCTTGGCCGTTCTGGATAATGGGCAGGGCAACTTGATTTACTCTGGCCAAAACAAACGTGAGGTAGCCATTATCAATCGCGAAAGCGGCGACTTGGTTACCAAGCTCAATCTTGTAGGAGATCTGACCCGCACCAACTTTGGCGATATGAGCACTGCTTGTATGCCTATCAATACCAACAAGCCTCCAGTGGGCGGTTGTACTGCTGCTGAGGTAGTAGCGTTTAGCCAAGGGCTAACTAACCGTGGCCGCGCTGTAGCCGCTGACCGTAGCGATCCAAGCCGCGCTCTAGGCCAACCTATCGGAGGAGATGCCAAAAACTCTTTTGTTTCTCTAGGATTTGGCGGACATATTGTCCTCAAGTTTGAACAAGCTATCATCAATGGCCCAGGCAATGATATTTTAGTGGTAGAAACCTCTTTCGGAGCACCTACCTGCAACAAATACCCTGAAAAAGTAGAAGCTTTCGCTTCACAAGATGGTCAAAACTTTGTCTCTCTAGGCATTGGCTGCCTCGACAGTGAGTTTGACCTAGGTGATTTGGAATGGGCACAATACATCAAGTTAGTAGATGTGTCTAACCCTGCTGACTTCAGGGGAGAAGTAGATGGTTATGACTTGGACGGTGTCGTTTGTCTCAATGGCTCTATGCCCGTACCACCACCTGCCGACGATGAAGATCCTATTTTGCCGATTGCTTGTGAAGACATTCAAATCAATCGCGATGCACAAGGCAATATCAGCATTACCAATGTACACCCTGAGCGTGAAGCTTATGTGGCATACAGCCTCTACCAACAAAATGCCGCTGAGCCATTTGAAACAAACTTCATCTTGGTCGAACCTAATACTACAGTCTATTTTGAAGGCGTAATCCCGGCCAAAGGGAAAGTAGTCTTCAATATGGGTGCAGAAGACCTTGAAGAGAGCTACACAGGCGAAGCTTGTGTGGTCAAAACAGGTACTAAGGTAATCGAAGTAGGAACCCGCATCGAGCAGTACGAAGTCTTCGAAGACCGTGTGTATGATGCCCGTAGCTGGAACTGGTTTGTACCCAAAGAACGCCAAGTATTGCGCGACCTCAACGGCAACACCGTTCAAGAAACTGACAAAGGGGTAAGCTTGCGCGATTTGACGGTGGGTACCAACGAAACCAATCTCCGCGTTGAGCTACAAACACGCGAAATGGGCTATACCCACGCTGTAGGGGTGTTCTTCATTGGAGAAGACGGCCTACCACACAGCCCGCGTATCTTGACTCCAAGCATTGCCGCACGCTCATACCTGGATACATTTATCCCTGGTACTATCGCCAAAGATACTCGTATGGGCTTCTTCTTGGTGGCGACCAATGCTAGCCAAAACCCCATCGTACAGAACCCAACAGCGCAAGTCCGCTTCCAAGGCACTACATTACAGTATTCTACCGACGAAGGCGCTACTTGGATCAATATCTCTCAGAATATCTTCGTAAGCACCATCCGCGAGTGGAACAAAAACAATACGGAGCAAGCCATTGCCGGTATCGAAAAGAACGACGAAGGAAAAGATGTGCTTCATATCGGCTTTGAAGACATTGCCGGCGGCGGAGATTGGGACTACGAAGACATTGTCATCATTGTACACTATACCGGCGTATCACACCTCAAAACCAAGGAGGTCAAGGAAACCAAAGAAGTAGATGTATTGGTACAAATCCCTTGTGGCTCTTGCAGTGTCAGCTTTGATGGAGCCGGTGCCAATGACCCTGAGCCGCTTTCTTGTGATGTGGTAGACTATACACAAGACGGAGAGGAAGTTACACTGACCAATACCGCAGAGTTCCCTGTAATAGTAAGCTATGGTGCTGAAACGGTAATGTTGGATGCTGCCGAAACGAAAGTCCTCAACATCCCCATCGTCGAAGGCCAACAGCTGGTGTTCAATGTGAAGTACCGCGATATGTTGCCTGTGGTAGATGAAGATCGCTGTGTGGTCAAAGTAGGGACTAAAACCGTAACTACTTCTTCACAAGTACCTATCTTGGTAAAAGTAAATGATAAAGTATATGATGCCCGCAATTGGGACATCTTCGACCTAGCCGAGCGCAAGTTCGTCTCTTTTGTAGGCGGAATGCAGCTCAACCCACTAGACTATGGCGTAAGCTTGGCTGACTTGACAACCATCACTGATGAGGTAAACCTCCGTGTTGATGGGCGTGTAGGTGGCGTAAGTAGCACCAATGTCGCCGGATGGTTTGTATTTGATGCTCAAGGCCAACCAACTAATCCAGAGGTCTTGTTTGTCGCAGACCGTAACCGTACGACTACCCTCAACTCGGTAGTGCCTAAAGGTACACGCATCGGTTTCTTTGTCATCTCTTACAAAGACAAAAGCCTATACAAAGCCAATGACCTGAAGTACCTCCGGTTTGTACCCAATACAGGCAAATTACAACGCTCTGCCGACAACGACAATTGGACGGATGTAGAAAATGGTAGCCGTGCTATTCAGATACAATATACCTTGGCGCAGTATAACCAGTATGGCAAAGAAATGGCCATCGCCGGAGTAGAAGAAGTCAATGGACGTGATGTGCTCAATATCGGGTTTGAAAACAACTACTACGATGATTGGGACTATGAAGATGTTATCTTGACTGTACACTTCTCGCCTGAGATGGTTTACAAAACCAAGACCGTCACCGAAACACGTGAGGTAGACCTCTTTGCCGAAACACCTTGCGACGGATGCTCATTTGTACTCGAAGGTACGGTAGCCCCTGTGTTGTTGGGCAATGTAACCTGCGCAGACGTGAAAATCACCAAGGATAGCGACGGCAATATCATCATCGACAATACCTCGCCTATCACGGCCATCGTAGAGTATGACGCTCCGCCGAGTGGTGGTGATGATGGCGGAAACGTACCCCTGAGTATCTCACAGCCTACGGTCATTGAAGTACCGCCGTTGAGTTATTTGGTCTTGAGCGACCGAGTGCCTGCCAATGGACAAATTACCTTCTATGTCTTCTTCCCAGGAGCTACCGAAAACGAAGGTGTTTGTACACTCGAACAAGCCAATGCCCAAGGCAAGATAGTGACCTATACCGTCCCTTGTGAGCCTTGTCAAATCACACTTTATGGTGATTTTGATGACCATAGCCCGTTGGATTTAACGCTAGCCATGACCCTCAGCGCTTCACGTGTAGCCATTGGCAACCCTGTTACGCTTACAGTCAGTGCGCAAAGTCTTGAAGGAGATGGCGAGAATGTTACCGTAGACCTAACCCTGCCTTATGGCTTGCAGGTGGGCGCTGTCAATGGCGCTGCCTATAACAACGGCATGCTTGAGTTTGGTGCACTACCAGCAGGAACTACCCAGACCGCCACGCTGGTATTGGTACCCCAAATAGAAGGATACTACGCTATCGCCGGAATGATTGCCAGCAGTGCTCACGAGATTGATATGAGCAACAACGCCGCAATGCTTCAACTAGAGGCTTATGTCAATGGCAATGGTGGCGACAACACCGAGTCTGTTGTGAAGAATGTTTACCCCAACCCATTCTCCACCCAACTCAATGTAGCCTTCGAACAACCGGTACACAATGAAGTAAGCATCCGCCTCATCAATAGCTTTGGTGCAGTGGTGTATAGCAAAGTACAGGTACTCAAGGGCGAAAGCAATATCAATATTGCTACAGCGCAGTTCCCCAATGGCTTCTACCACTTAGAAGTGCTTGTCAGCGGGCAACAACCGCAAATATTTAGATTGGCTAAGTTTGAATAA